Within Neoarius graeffei isolate fNeoGra1 chromosome 21, fNeoGra1.pri, whole genome shotgun sequence, the genomic segment tatttttattgttttccatCTTTTTCCCCCCTTCCAGGCTGCCCATAtgctcagcactgccccttcagtCATGGAGGAATGTTTTCAGTCTCTCTCACAACCTCAGCAAATGAGAAACCTTCTTAAATACCAAAGAGAAACCAATGTAGAAATGAAaggtgatccccccccccccccatttttttgaCCTGAAACTGACTTTTTCTCTTGTTTGGCTTGGTCAAGACCCTATATATTTTATATAGCAAGGGTGAAAATTAGATTTAAAAAAGCTTTCTTTTTAAAACTGTTGTTgagtttttgtgtttgtttttttcccagatatttacatttttatctttaattcctcttttcagaAACTACACAGTCATGGTCCACTGCTGCTGCTGATTGCATACTTTCCTGTCTTGGCAGTCCTCGATTAGCACAAATTTTTCTCAGAGAACAGACGCCTCTAAGCACACAGTCAGAGTTGGTGCTTGACGACGTCCCTTCATATTGCCAAGAGGTCCAGGTGGAATCGGTGGTTATTACCCAATACATTGAGAATGAGCTGGAGACGAGCACGTCTGAGGAAAATGATGGTAGCATACAATATGATGCACAAGAGACCAAAGAATATGGTCCAGCAGACACTAAAAATTCCAGTGAAGTTGTTTATGAAGAGATTGAATCTATGGACTTGTGCACTGTGGACACTGATTTGGATGAGAGATCTGAAAAGCAAGATCCTGTCGAAGTGAGTATTGTGGACATGGAAGCTGTTGATGGGAGACAGGAATCCCTAACTCAAGAAGAGAAGGGAATGGTGACGAATCAGAAGGAAGCAACAGATTTGATTAGCCTGTGCATGATTAAACAACCTTTTGTTAAACTGGAAAGGCTTGACCTTTCTGGTAGACAGTGTTATAAGACTTTTAATCCTGGAGCACCAAAACGAGGTCAAGGCCGGCAAAAGAAAGATCCCCAAAATAAAACAATGTGCAGGAAGAAGCGGGAAGAGAAAAAAGTTATGGTTCCAGCTGCATCAATTAACAAGtatggcataataataataatcatcacctTGCATTTTTTGAAAAAGAAACATACATACTTTTTCTGGTGACCTTTTTTTCTTTACCTATTCTGTGCAGGCCTACAAGATTCAAAAATGGCATTTCCAGCATTGTTCCAAAGTTAAAGAAGACATGTAAGAAGCATTTGATCACTCTTCATACTTATAACCATTTGGTCATAACAATGCTTGGGTTAAGATAACAAATATGAGCCTGCTTCTACAGCACTTTTATACTAATAAAAGAAGGTGGCTCATGTAACATGcacagtgtaatcataataatatTGTTACTTCTGCCAATTGTACCAGCTAGCTTATCTGTCTAGAGCTATGAACAACAAAAATAAGAATGATTTTCTATATTTGAGGATTCCATTCCCATGAGATTACAATGTGTGCTGGCAGTTCAAGAAAAAAAATGTCGAGCATGAAAGCAGCCTGAGAGCTTGAGAAGGTTTCACTTACGAGTATGGTATACGGAGCTGCTGGTACAACCTCTTGTGCTCTTCGGTGAAAAATCATTGTAGGAGGTGAAACGTATTACATttagaagatggctttggacaatTAATACAAACGCTTTtgttatgatggctgaggactacaattgtcaTGATAACTTTCAGACTgtagttgccatgaacagttttgcactcaaatctccatcagtggggcggcacggtggtgtagtggttagcgctgtcacctcacagcaagaaggtccgggttcgagccccatggccggcgagggcctttctgtgtggagtttgcatgttctccccgtgtccgcgtgggtttcctccgggtgctccggtttcccccacagtccaaagacatgcaggttaggttaactggtgactctaaattgactgtaggtgtgagtgtgaatggttgtctgtgtctatgtgtcagccctgtgatgacctggcgacttgtccagggtgtaccccgcctttcgcccgtagtcagctgggataggctccagcttgcctgcgaccctgtagaacaggataaagtggctagaggtaatgagatgagatctccatcAGTAaagagttgataacttcaacaaaatagacttcatgttaaaactataatgaatttcctggttacacagttgtactttgtgactattagGACACAGTTATAAAAGCGAGTTAGTTATAATTGCGctctctgttatcacccaaatgtagatgggttccccttttgagtctggttcttttcaaggtttcttcctcatgtcgtctcagggagtttttccttgccgtaGTCACAGcatcgcctcaggcttgctcatcagggataattttataaattcatatgtttaaaatttatatctggactttatatatttctgtaaagatactttgcaacaatgtctattgttaacatagtgtaggtgcaataggtTTATCGAGTCAGTCTCAtgcaaaaagggatcagtctcaaattcattaatcattaattcaagtgtgtaatagtttatagctaaactattaaaatcaatggaataacttagtggtgatgctgtgaatattgtagctctaatataatacgtttactctagatctataacattcatataacaaccaaatgggcgaaggcaattagaatacttgtttggcagaggttggcactcagtgaatattgtagcaatagacaggacagtttactccaaaggtaccatttattgaaatagctgacatgaattagcaaactaatactgatcagatatagcaacaatagcagccaaggaatacttcaatataaatggtgatacaatgtatacaagtaataatcagtagtgtataaagcaatagtcagtagtaagtagaacaataaccagcagtaaacaggatgtgaaatcagcagtgaatatgatgataaccaaggcactaatggtgatcagaagtaatgggctatatgcaagtgttacagtgtaggggcgagtgaatgttaaaatgtgagagggaaaatcacgtgtttgtgtgtctgtgtgtgtgagtgtaggcgtgcgtgtgcgcagctgcgcactaatgagatgaggaggagctagggagagacaGCGTGTGCAGGCGCACGACAAagaggaggggagtgagggaaCGAGGCTGTGTGCAGCGCGTGTGTGGGAGATGGGTGTGGTATGTGAATATAGTGCATGGGCCTTTGTGCTAGGCGCCGCCTAAAGGGGGGGATGGGCAACAATGAGAGCGCACGAGGGAGAGTAACAAAAGATCTGTAACTCAAGCGCTAGTCTcaactaggccttaaacccaaacttctaccCAACCCTTAGCTAATCCTGAAATCCCAACGTTGAGGGGTGTAGCGTggcggagggagttaaaaagagagagagagaacgagaatgCGTGCATGATCTAACTAATATGAatggtaaacaaagcaaatcaaacaacacgcggtctaaaACCGActgtcatgtgaatcaaaatgcatacatttaaaccatgaatgaattcaaataaacaacactcttcgcattaactagccacagctaagactaacaattgcccagatgccagccttacttgagattgctcttgcttggcgattgaaagtgcgccgtctgttatctgaagacagcgcggagcgcaggtccagggagaaaacagttctgttccttttgcttttacagctcgtcagctgaagatcttcggtgtcccatcggtcgtccgatgatctggaaggaatcttgcttGTAGTTTGTCGACGctgcgaaagggaaaagggatccggtcgccttttctctttaaaatactgcgtgggctgcagtaactcactggttcagttattattacaactatgcgaagatcaaatatattgaactttggctaaaggtccggtatcaatagcacgTTCTTTGTTCCTCTTTAGCACAGATacaacgacgtctctttcacgcATGGggatccaccgccagagagaaagaatttcgattccgccgcgggttttaaagcacagttgtgacgtcactgtatttggtatccggtatcatctctgtatccaataccattacagggagtcagaagaatgggcggagatagaacatggcatcgagtacagggattgttgtgttcaatgctgtaacagtggaaggggagaagatgggccataaagtgaagcagggaattgtgggtactatggctacggcatggcagcccccctACAATAgtaatacaaataaaactgatttGACATGTAAAGCCACCAGGTAAGTGAATGCTTCGATGCTCTTGTCCCCATGGCTTGCTCAGAAAATCTCTAACTGTAGACCTGATACTAAAGCTAGCCTATTTATTATATGGATAAATgtatttttgctcatttttgcTTCCTGTGCTAACAAACTGACACATCGAATTAATATTTCTGATTCTCTGCTTTAATAGATGACAGGTAAACACTGGTGATGATGTATTAGTCTCAAATATAGCAGTTATGTTGAATAAAAACCTTGGGTTTTGTCTATCCCTGTACTGTATTGCATGAGTTACCTTACTAAAATCAATGCTTGTGTTTCCAATCTTTGCATGTTTCCTAGATACAGTCGTGAAAAGGGCATCTGGGGAATATGGCTGCTCTCTTTGTTCCTTCCAGGATGGTGAGGAGATCCAGCTACACCACCACCTCACTGTTTATCATCCAGAAGAATACAAGCGACTTTGTGTGGCTGAAGAAGGAAAGGACCTTCAGGACATTGTGAGTGCACATAATGAATCAGAAACCCAGAAAAGCCCTGACAGTAAAGTTCGGTCCTACAGAGGAGTACCGGTCTGTAAAACATGCCCCACTTGTGGCAAGACATTCACTCGAAGCTCAGATATGAGAAGACATCAGGTGTCTCATACAGTGGATCGTCCTTTTGTATGCCGGTATTGCGGTAAGACCTTCAGGTACACCTTTGATTTGAGGAGACATCAGCAGCGTATGTGTGCACATAGAGATTATGTGGTGGTGTACCAGAGAAAGGGTGAAGTCACAGAGGATGGAAGTGTAGAAATCAAGGTGGATGATTCAGGAACTGTGTGTCAGGATCTCCACAACTCAGCCAAATCTAGTGAGAAAGCAGAATGTTTAAGTTCAGACTCGGTCATAAGTATTGGCTCTGGAATTCAGCCCAGCTCCCTGATGTCTGTAGAGAAGCTTGCTGTGAGTGATGTATCAGAGCCCACACATAGTTCAAGCTCAGTTCCGGTCAACTCGCACTCAAGACGTTACTTAAGATCCCCTTCATCTAATCATCCTCATAAGTGCTCTCAATGCGGCGAAGGCTTCAAGTATTCCTATAATCTCAAAAAACACGAAGATGTTTGTGAAGGAAAAAGTCAGTGCATGGGTTCAGCACAGCGCCTTTCCAAAGAGCAAGAGTCTGACACATCGGAGTCTGGCATCGGTGTCTCTCCAGATCTTTCACTTCAAGAAACCTTATGCTCGGATGAGCAAGAACAACAGGAGAATGCTGGTCAATCCACAAAGACCGATTCATTTCTGACCTGCGGTCAGTGTGAGAAGAAATTTAAAGACACTTATACACTAATAAAGCATAAGCAAATTTGTGCCAGAAGTGAGCGATGCTTCAAGTGTGTGAAATGTGATGCTTTGTTCAAGACGGTGCTTGATGTCCAGAAGCATACGCAAATTCACTGGGGGGAGGACCCGCTGCAGTGTTCCCACTGTGGTAAGTActgtctgagtcaaagtgaatTATCAAAGCATACATTGGTGCATGAGAAGGAGAGCAAGCATCCCTGCACTTTGTGCTCCGAGACTCTCGAGCGTCTCGATTCCCTGAGGGAGCACTACCTCAACGTCCATGATTTCAGAGGACCCTACCAGTGTTCTAAGTGTGATAAAACTCACACAGACCTCAAGGCTATAGTTAAACACATGAAGACGCATAATGAGGAGCGGCCTTACCAGTGTTCTCATTGCTCGAAGAGCTTCAAACAGCGCAGTGCACTCGCCACACATGCAAAAATTCACTCTGGTGACAAACCTTTCCTCTGTGAGGAGTGTGGGAAATGCTTCAGCAGCAACATCAGTCTGCAGAGGCACTCAGTGTCCCACAAAACGGAACGACCGTACACTTGTCCTCAGTGTAAAAATCGCTTTAAAACACATTACGCTCTCCGTAGCCATTTGCTCAAGCATACGACAGGAGCGAGCGTTCCCTGCGAGTTCTGCGGGAAGATGTTCTTCCGAGCATCTGCGCTGCACAGACACCACCGGACCCACACGGGAGAGAGGCCGTACAGCTGCTCTAAATGTGGCAAGACCTTCTTGACCAATGGTGAGGTTGCGAAACACATGCGCTATCATACCGGAGAGCGGCCCTTTCGGTGCATACTATGCTCGAAGACCTTCACGCAGACGTGTTACCTGAACGTCCACATGCGAATACATACAGGAGAGCGGCCTTACACGTGCAGCATTTGTAAAAGAGCCTTTGTTTGCAGTACACACTTAAAAAGACACATGTTCGTGCATACGCAGGAAAGGCCATTCAAATGTGACTGTGGAAAGGCTTTTAATCAGGCACATCCTTTAAAGGTGCACCAGAGAAgtcaatgtctcttgccaaagaaacaGCTTTAATTAAACATCTTGGATTCTGAGTCTTTTGTCCCAGATACACTCAGACCTTTAAAGACCCACAGCCATATATAATGCATCTCGGGTTGCTACCTGGTTTTCTTTATGTCTCCTTTAGCTGCAGAATAGGATGTGTTTTATTGTAGATGCTTGAAAGACTCAGACAAACTTTATTCATCCTCAAGATAATATATTAGATATATATTAGAAGTTTAATATATATATTAGAAGTTTCCTTCTGATGGTTTCTACTTTTCAAACATTGACGATATAAAACTGATTATAACTTGAAATTAAGTTTTGAACTCGGcaatgtgccccccccccccccccccccccccatccactATCATGATTATATTGTAATTATAAAAAGCTTGATGCATGCAACACAAAATAATTACACTTAAAGTTGACACTACACAATTCCTGAATTGTGAAAAAAAGGATAATTTACAAgttattttgaaagaaaaataaaatctcCTATATGCTCTATTCTGCCTCTGTAGCTTTTATAATACATTCACAATTACatcatatatataaataatcgTATGAATGGAACAGAATTGGGTCTATGCAGGAAATGCATTATATTTACAAATAATGTCAGTTATTGTAATTATCTGCATTTCCTACTACATGTAGAAATTATTCAAACATCCTGTtgggaaaattcttgaaaaccggAGAAGTCAACTGAGATATTGTGCATATACATACAGTATTgttcatccatcatctgtagccgcttatcctgtgcagggtcgcaggcaagctggagcctatcccagctgacgatgggtaagaggcggggtacaccctggacaagttgccagatcattgcagggctgacacagagacaaacaaccattcacacctacagtcaatttagggccaccaattaacctaacctccatgtctttggactgtgggggaaaccagcgcacccggaggaaacccacacagacagggggagaacatgcaaactccatacggaAAGGccgctgtcagccactgggctcaaactcagaaccttcttcctgtgaggcgacagtgctaaccactacaccaccgtgccaccctatggaCATCATGTATCTATGTAAATTATATAATGATCATAAATACTACAAATGTAGAAAAGCATTACTGGTGCATCATCATTGTATAAAGCGGTATCCTAATGACATTATCACCTTTGCAGTTTTATCACATATTTGCAAACCTTATAAATCCTTTTGTGTTTGTGAGTAAAAGCGATACAGAGATGGCACTGGATACAAATGATCACATGATGGATGTTTAAATTAGTCAGAAATGGAGCACAACACCCTTTGAAGACTAAGTTCAAGAGTGTGGTTTCAGGCAGaagtcattcgttcattcatattTCTTCActgttttatcctgtcctacagcacACTGGAACGGAGTCTATCGCGAGGCAGGAATATATCCTCctctaggggcaatttagagtcgccaatcTGCCTACATGGATGTTTTGGGGAGAGCGGAGAACTTGTAGGAAAACCATATGGGCATAAAGAACCTCCAAAACTCCACAGACTGTAACCAGAGCTCAGGAGTTGAACTGTGTAACCTGAAACTGTAAGGAACTGAAATGTTTATGCTGGTGGTATATTGGTGTATTGGGTAGTGTTGCTGCCTCAGGGGTCCTTGGTTCAAtcttgagcttgggttactgcttGTTTGGAAGGTCACATTTCCCTGTAATGGACAGGCATACTATCTAGAGTGAATTCTTCAGCATTGCACCCAGTGCTaccaggataggctctggattcaCCCTGCTCTGGCTAAAGCAGATTCTGAAAATGAATGTgtacaatttttattttttacttattTGCATTTATGCATTTGTAATTGAAGCTTTACAGCTGAGTTCCATTAAATTTAAATTGTTTAATGTGGTTTGAATGTGGgggggcatggtggtgtggttagcattgttgcctcacaacaagaaggttctgagttcgagcccagtggccggcgggagcctttctgtgtggagtttgcatgttctccctgtgtctgcgtgggtttcccccacagtccaaagacatacaggttaggctaattggtggctctaaattgaccttaggtctgagtttgaatggttgttttgtctctatgtgtcaaccctgcaatgatctgacaacttgtccagggtgtaccttgcatctcgcgcatagtcagctgggataggctccagcttgcttgcaaccgtgcacaggataagcggttacagataatggatggatggtttgaaTGTGTGCAAGGTTTTAAATTCACTTTTATAATAATCAGGTGTAGAATTCCCCCCTCCCAATCCATTTCAAATTCAGTTCTTCAAAATTGGATTCAAattttggcaatttttttttccatttctacatctcatctcctctagccgctttatcctgttctacagggttgcaggcaagctggagcctatcccagctgactacgggcgaaaggcggggtacaccctggacaagtcgccaggtcatcacagggctgacacatagacacagacaaccattcacactcacact encodes:
- the LOC132869744 gene encoding zinc finger protein 271-like isoform X4, with the translated sequence MSSKSGDAHVEESGANFVALVQILMKDPAERSIFFKDVYPLEYGAKFNMALQKLMWLFLSRLENALPQPTMEEAAHMLSTAPSVMEECFQSLSQPQQMRNLLKYQRETNVEMKETTQSWSTAAADCILSCLGSPRLAQIFLREQTPLSTQSELVLDDVPSYCQEVQVESVVITQYIENELETSTSEENDGSIQYDAQETKEYGPADTKNSSEVVYEEIESMDLCTVDTDLDERSEKQDPVEVSIVDMEAVDGRQESLTQEEKGMVTNQKEATDLISLCMIKQPFVKLERLDLSGRQCYKTFNPGAPKRGQGRQKKDPQNKTMCRKKREEKKVMVPAASINKPTRFKNGISSIVPKLKKTYTVVKRASGEYGCSLCSFQDGEEIQLHHHLTVYHPEEYKRLCVAEEGKDLQDIVSAHNESETQKSPDSKVRSYRGVPVCKTCPTCGKTFTRSSDMRRHQVSHTVDRPFVCRYCGKTFRYTFDLRRHQQRMCAHRDYVVVYQRKGEVTEDGSVEIKVDDSGTVCQDLHNSAKSSEKAECLSSDSVISIGSGIQPSSLMSVEKLAVSDVSEPTHSSSSVPVNSHSRRYLRSPSSNHPHKCSQCGEGFKYSYNLKKHEDVCEGKSQCMGSAQRLSKEQESDTSESGIGVSPDLSLQETLCSDEQEQQENAGQSTKTDSFLTCGQCEKKFKDTYTLIKHKQICARSERCFKCVKCDALFKTVLDVQKHTQIHWGEDPLQCSHCGKYCLSQSELSKHTLVHEKESKHPCTLCSETLERLDSLREHYLNVHDFRGPYQCSKCDKTHTDLKAIVKHMKTHNEERPYQCSHCSKSFKQRSALATHAKIHSGDKPFLCEECGKCFSSNISLQRHSVSHKTERPYTCPQCKNRFKTHYALRSHLLKHTTGASVPCEFCGKMFFRASALHRHHRTHTGERPYSCSKCGKTFLTNGEVAKHMRYHTGERPFRCILCSKTFTQTCYLNVHMRIHTGERPYTCSICKRAFVCSTHLKRHMFVHTQERPFKCDCGKAFNQAHPLKVHQRSQCLLPKKQL
- the LOC132869744 gene encoding zinc finger protein 252-like isoform X3, with protein sequence MWHLIQQEAVIHYGMLEEFVSFITDTFPDLLSYKEKTQLTMGLRARLVLELCGMEIPADPDTIRAHLQRIETLIALHKELESGDAHVEESGANFVALVQILMKDPAERSIFFKDVYPLEYGAKFNMALQKLMWLFLSRLENALPQPTMEEAAHMLSTAPSVMEECFQSLSQPQQMRNLLKYQRETNVEMKETTQSWSTAAADCILSCLGSPRLAQIFLREQTPLSTQSELVLDDVPSYCQEVQVESVVITQYIENELETSTSEENDGSIQYDAQETKEYGPADTKNSSEVVYEEIESMDLCTVDTDLDERSEKQDPVEVSIVDMEAVDGRQESLTQEEKGMVTNQKEATDLISLCMIKQPFVKLERLDLSGRQCYKTFNPGAPKRGQGRQKKDPQNKTMCRKKREEKKVMVPAASINKPTRFKNGISSIVPKLKKTYTVVKRASGEYGCSLCSFQDGEEIQLHHHLTVYHPEEYKRLCVAEEGKDLQDIVSAHNESETQKSPDSKVRSYRGVPVCKTCPTCGKTFTRSSDMRRHQVSHTVDRPFVCRYCGKTFRYTFDLRRHQQRMCAHRDYVVVYQRKGEVTEDGSVEIKVDDSGTVCQDLHNSAKSSEKAECLSSDSVISIGSGIQPSSLMSVEKLAVSDVSEPTHSSSSVPVNSHSRRYLRSPSSNHPHKCSQCGEGFKYSYNLKKHEDVCEGKSQCMGSAQRLSKEQESDTSESGIGVSPDLSLQETLCSDEQEQQENAGQSTKTDSFLTCGQCEKKFKDTYTLIKHKQICARSERCFKCVKCDALFKTVLDVQKHTQIHWGEDPLQCSHCGKYCLSQSELSKHTLVHEKESKHPCTLCSETLERLDSLREHYLNVHDFRGPYQCSKCDKTHTDLKAIVKHMKTHNEERPYQCSHCSKSFKQRSALATHAKIHSGDKPFLCEECGKCFSSNISLQRHSVSHKTERPYTCPQCKNRFKTHYALRSHLLKHTTGASVPCEFCGKMFFRASALHRHHRTHTGERPYSCSKCGKTFLTNGEVAKHMRYHTGERPFRCILCSKTFTQTCYLNVHMRIHTGERPYTCSICKRAFVCSTHLKRHMFVHTQERPFKCDCGKAFNQAHPLKVHQRSQCLLPKKQL
- the LOC132869744 gene encoding uncharacterized protein LOC132869744 isoform X5 — protein: MIGFSILNKFKLTDGTKDAFHRRRLLSAAMWHLIQQEAVIHYGMLEEFVSFITDTFPDLLSYKEKTQLTMGLRARLVLELCGMEIPADPDTIRAHLQRIETLIALHKELESGDAHVEESGANFVALVQILMKDPAERSIFFKDVYPLEYGAKFNMALQKLMWLFLSRLENALPQPTMEEAAHMLSTAPSVMEECFQSLSQPQQMRNLLKYQRETNVEMKETTQSWSTAAADCILSCLGSPRLAQIFLREQTPLSTQSELVLDDVPSYCQEVQVESVVITQYIENELETSTSEENDGSIQYDAQETKEYGPADTKNSSEVVYEEIESMDLCTVDTDLDERSEKQDPVEVSIVDMEAVDGRQESLTQEEKGMVTNQKEATDLISLCMIKQPFVKLERLDLSGRQCYKTFNPGAPKRGQGRQKKDPQNKTMCRKKREEKKVMVPAASINKPTRFKNGISSIVPKLKKTYTVVKRASGEYGCSLCSFQDGEEIQLHHHLTVYHPEEYKRLCVAEEGKDLQDIHTGTESIARQEYILL
- the LOC132869744 gene encoding zinc finger protein 252-like isoform X1, with product MIGFSILNKFKLTDGTKDAFHRRRLLSAAMWHLIQQEAVIHYGMLEEFVSFITDTFPDLLSYKEKTQLTMGLRARLVLELCGMEIPADPDTIRAHLQRIETLIALHKELESGDAHVEESGANFVALVQILMKDPAERSIFFKDVYPLEYGAKFNMALQKLMWLFLSRLENALPQPTMEEAAHMLSTAPSVMEECFQSLSQPQQMRNLLKYQRETNVEMKETTQSWSTAAADCILSCLGSPRLAQIFLREQTPLSTQSELVLDDVPSYCQEVQVESVVITQYIENELETSTSEENDGSIQYDAQETKEYGPADTKNSSEVVYEEIESMDLCTVDTDLDERSEKQDPVEVSIVDMEAVDGRQESLTQEEKGMVTNQKEATDLISLCMIKQPFVKLERLDLSGRQCYKTFNPGAPKRGQGRQKKDPQNKTMCRKKREEKKVMVPAASINKPTRFKNGISSIVPKLKKTYTVVKRASGEYGCSLCSFQDGEEIQLHHHLTVYHPEEYKRLCVAEEGKDLQDIVSAHNESETQKSPDSKVRSYRGVPVCKTCPTCGKTFTRSSDMRRHQVSHTVDRPFVCRYCGKTFRYTFDLRRHQQRMCAHRDYVVVYQRKGEVTEDGSVEIKVDDSGTVCQDLHNSAKSSEKAECLSSDSVISIGSGIQPSSLMSVEKLAVSDVSEPTHSSSSVPVNSHSRRYLRSPSSNHPHKCSQCGEGFKYSYNLKKHEDVCEGKSQCMGSAQRLSKEQESDTSESGIGVSPDLSLQETLCSDEQEQQENAGQSTKTDSFLTCGQCEKKFKDTYTLIKHKQICARSERCFKCVKCDALFKTVLDVQKHTQIHWGEDPLQCSHCGKYCLSQSELSKHTLVHEKESKHPCTLCSETLERLDSLREHYLNVHDFRGPYQCSKCDKTHTDLKAIVKHMKTHNEERPYQCSHCSKSFKQRSALATHAKIHSGDKPFLCEECGKCFSSNISLQRHSVSHKTERPYTCPQCKNRFKTHYALRSHLLKHTTGASVPCEFCGKMFFRASALHRHHRTHTGERPYSCSKCGKTFLTNGEVAKHMRYHTGERPFRCILCSKTFTQTCYLNVHMRIHTGERPYTCSICKRAFVCSTHLKRHMFVHTQERPFKCDCGKAFNQAHPLKVHQRSQCLLPKKQL
- the LOC132869744 gene encoding zinc finger protein 252-like isoform X2 → MHSTEEGDALFLRCLLSPLRLLSAAMWHLIQQEAVIHYGMLEEFVSFITDTFPDLLSYKEKTQLTMGLRARLVLELCGMEIPADPDTIRAHLQRIETLIALHKELESGDAHVEESGANFVALVQILMKDPAERSIFFKDVYPLEYGAKFNMALQKLMWLFLSRLENALPQPTMEEAAHMLSTAPSVMEECFQSLSQPQQMRNLLKYQRETNVEMKETTQSWSTAAADCILSCLGSPRLAQIFLREQTPLSTQSELVLDDVPSYCQEVQVESVVITQYIENELETSTSEENDGSIQYDAQETKEYGPADTKNSSEVVYEEIESMDLCTVDTDLDERSEKQDPVEVSIVDMEAVDGRQESLTQEEKGMVTNQKEATDLISLCMIKQPFVKLERLDLSGRQCYKTFNPGAPKRGQGRQKKDPQNKTMCRKKREEKKVMVPAASINKPTRFKNGISSIVPKLKKTYTVVKRASGEYGCSLCSFQDGEEIQLHHHLTVYHPEEYKRLCVAEEGKDLQDIVSAHNESETQKSPDSKVRSYRGVPVCKTCPTCGKTFTRSSDMRRHQVSHTVDRPFVCRYCGKTFRYTFDLRRHQQRMCAHRDYVVVYQRKGEVTEDGSVEIKVDDSGTVCQDLHNSAKSSEKAECLSSDSVISIGSGIQPSSLMSVEKLAVSDVSEPTHSSSSVPVNSHSRRYLRSPSSNHPHKCSQCGEGFKYSYNLKKHEDVCEGKSQCMGSAQRLSKEQESDTSESGIGVSPDLSLQETLCSDEQEQQENAGQSTKTDSFLTCGQCEKKFKDTYTLIKHKQICARSERCFKCVKCDALFKTVLDVQKHTQIHWGEDPLQCSHCGKYCLSQSELSKHTLVHEKESKHPCTLCSETLERLDSLREHYLNVHDFRGPYQCSKCDKTHTDLKAIVKHMKTHNEERPYQCSHCSKSFKQRSALATHAKIHSGDKPFLCEECGKCFSSNISLQRHSVSHKTERPYTCPQCKNRFKTHYALRSHLLKHTTGASVPCEFCGKMFFRASALHRHHRTHTGERPYSCSKCGKTFLTNGEVAKHMRYHTGERPFRCILCSKTFTQTCYLNVHMRIHTGERPYTCSICKRAFVCSTHLKRHMFVHTQERPFKCDCGKAFNQAHPLKVHQRSQCLLPKKQL